A genomic region of Papaver somniferum cultivar HN1 chromosome 7, ASM357369v1, whole genome shotgun sequence contains the following coding sequences:
- the LOC113298382 gene encoding beta-glucuronosyltransferase GlcAT14A-like: MALATEKKWLFTLFSVAFLSLLLYISAISDFTTLRSSTSSTQFTAAESGVQYGLSTPPAFAYYISGGRGHKGRILRLLLAVYHPRNRYLLHLGTDASSQERDELALEVKGIPVVRSFGNVDVLGKPDPLTYMGSSNIAATLRAAAILLRVDAGWDWFITLSSNDYPLLTQDDLSHVFSTMSRDFNFIDHTSDLGWKEHQRVQPVVVDPGIYLARKTQIFHASEKRPTPEAFKFFTGSPWVTLSRSFVEFCVLGWDNLPRTLLMYFTNVILSQEGYFHSVICNSPEFQNTTINSDLRYMVWDNPPRMEPHFLNITNYDQMVQSGAAFARQFEKDDHVLNLIDRKILGRQSPYRATPGAWCAGKKSWWVDPCSKWGDLNVIKPGPGVKRFEESIVRMVSDEDSESNRCK, encoded by the exons ATGGCATTGGCAACTGAGAAGAAATGGTTATTTACTCTCTTCTCCGTAGCCTTCCTTTCCTTACTATTATACATCTCTGCAATATCTGATTTCACAACCCTCAGATCATCAACATCGTCAACCCAATTTACTGCAGCGGAGAGTGGTGTTCAATACGGACTTTCTACTCCACCTGCCTTCGCTTATTACATCTCTGGTGGTAGAGGTCACAAAGGGAGGATCTTAAGGTTGTTATTGGCTGTGTACCATCCGCGTAATCGTTACCTTCTGCATCTAGGTACGGACGCATCAAGCCAAGAACGAGATGAGTTAGCTCTGGAAGTTAAGGGTATCCCTGTTGTCAGATCCTTTGGAAACGTTGATGTATTAGGCAAGCCAGATCCCCTCACTTACATGGGATCATCTAACATAGCTGCAACTCTTCGAGCTGCTGCTATTCTTTTGCGGGTTGATGCCGGTTGGGATTGGTTTATCACCTTGAGTTCTAATGATTATCCTCTCCTTACTCAGGATG acttgtctCACGTGTTCTCCACAATGAGCAGAGACTTCAACTTCATCGATCATACAAGTGACCTAGGATGGAAAGA GCACCAGAGGGTACAGCCTGTTGTGGTTGATCCAGGGATTTACTTAGCTAGGAAAACCCAGATCTTTCACGCTTCAGAAAAACGGCCTACCCCAGAAGCTTTCAAATTTTTCACAG GTTCACCATGGGTCACATTGAGTCGTTCCTTCGTAGAATTCTGTGTTCTTGGATGGGATAACCTTCCTCGGACGCTTCTTATGTATTTTACGAATGTAATTTTATCCCAGGAAGGCTACTTTCATTCAGTCATTTGCAATTCTCCAGAGTTCCAAAACACGACCATCAACAGTGATCTAAGATACATGGTGTGGGACAACCCCCCAAGGATGGAACCTCATTTTCTCAACATTACCAACTATGATCAGATGGTGCAGAGTGGAGCAGCTTTTGCCAGACAGTTTGAGAAAGATGACCACGTCCTAAACCTTATTGATAGGAAAATTCTGGGACGTCAAAGTCCTTATCGAGCCACTCCAGGAGCATGGTGTGCCGGTAAAAAGAGCTGGTGGGTGGACCCGTGCTCTAAATGGGGTGACTTAAATGTCATTAAGCCTGGGCCTGGTGTTAAGAGATTCGAGGAGTCCATTGTTAGGATGGTCAGTGACGAGGATTCCGAATCAAATCGGTGCAAGTAG